Genomic segment of Buchnera aphidicola (Aphis nerii):
AATTAATCGATTTTCTTTAGGTATTCAAACGTTTAATTCAAACTTATTAAAAAAAATAGAACGTACATATGATAAAAAAGAAGCTATTAAAGCAATTAAAGAAATAAAAAAAATTAATAATAATTTTAATATAGATATTATGTATGGTTTGCCAGGCCAATCATTAAATAATGTTTTATCAGATTTAAAATATACCGTTCAGCATAATCCAACACATATATCATGGTATCAATTTACAATAGAACCTAATACTTCTTTCTATAAAAAAAAATTAGATTTACCTGATGAAAACATTTTATTTAATATGTTTAATAAAGGTGAAAAATTTTTAAAAAAATCAGGTTATATAAAATATGAAATATCTTCATATATGAAATTAAATTATCAATGTCGACACAATATGAATTATTGGAATTTTGGAGATTATATTGGAATAGGATGTGGTGCACATGGTAAAATAACTAAAAAAAATGGAGATATTATTCGAACTACTAAAAATAAAAATATAAATAGTTTTATAAATGGAAAATATTTAGACACAAAAAAAATAATTTTAGAAAAAGATAAGCCTTTTGAATATTTTATGAATACTTTTAGACTTTATCAACCTATTTACAAAAAACATTTTCAAGAACGTACTAATATGAATATCAGAGATATAAAAAGCAAAATTAACAAGGCATTACAAAAAAAATATATAATAGAAAATGAAAAATATTGGGAAACAACAAAAAATGGAAAAATGTTTTTAAATTCATTAATAAAAATTTTTTTGAATTAAATCAAATTTAATATTTAGATTGAAACATTAAATTAAAAATTTTATTTCCTAAAAAATCTGCTTTTTTTGAAAAATTTGTTTTTATATAATCAACGGGATATTCAATAAAAGTATTTTTTTTAGATAGATTTAAATATTGATTAATATTTTTTATTGTATCTAATATATAAACAGCATATTCTTTTGAATCAGTTAAAATATGTAAAATACCACCATAATTTAATTTTTTTGAAATATTTTCTAAAAAATCATGCTGTATCATTCTTCTTTTATGATGTCGTTTTTTAGGCCATGGATCAGGGAAAAAAATTTGTATTTTTGATAATGTATGATTTAAAATCATAGTTTCGATTACTTCTACTGCATTGTGATGAATAATTTTTAAATTTTCTAAATTAGAAATATAAGCAAAACGCAAACAAGAACCTATTCCAGACTCATATACTTCAATACCTAAAAAATTGAAATGACAAAAATGAGTCGCCATTTTTACCAAGGAGTTTCCTGATCCGAAACCAATATCTAAAACAACTGGATAATTATGTTTAAAAACACATCTAAAATTCAAAGGTTTTAATTGATAATCAATACCAAAAAGAGGCCAATATTTTTCTATTGATTTTAATTGCGATTTAGTTGTTCTACCTTTTCTACAAACAAAACTTTTATTTTGTCGAAAAAATACCCCATTTTTATATTTAGGTGTGATAATATTGTTTTTCATATTTTAATGACTTATTGATTATAAAATATTTTTATAGATATTTATATTTTAACTTTTTTTAAAAAAAAATACATCTAAATTATTTTTTTAAATATAACGAATTTTCTACTAAAATGACATTTTATGTTTTTTCGCAACTAATTCTTAATTGGTATCATTTTAATGGAAGAA
This window contains:
- the hemW gene encoding radical SAM family heme chaperone HemW — its product is MLKLPPISLYIHIPWCIKKCGYCDFYSYVSKKSIPEIKYIQHLLKDLEKDLKLINKRKISNIFIGGGTPSLLHHESIKYLIKGIKKRTKIYQSSEITIESNPKLKEYKRFRKYKKSGINRFSLGIQTFNSNLLKKIERTYDKKEAIKAIKEIKKINNNFNIDIMYGLPGQSLNNVLSDLKYTVQHNPTHISWYQFTIEPNTSFYKKKLDLPDENILFNMFNKGEKFLKKSGYIKYEISSYMKLNYQCRHNMNYWNFGDYIGIGCGAHGKITKKNGDIIRTTKNKNINSFINGKYLDTKKIILEKDKPFEYFMNTFRLYQPIYKKHFQERTNMNIRDIKSKINKALQKKYIIENEKYWETTKNGKMFLNSLIKIFLN
- the trmB gene encoding tRNA (guanosine(46)-N7)-methyltransferase TrmB, translated to MKNNIITPKYKNGVFFRQNKSFVCRKGRTTKSQLKSIEKYWPLFGIDYQLKPLNFRCVFKHNYPVVLDIGFGSGNSLVKMATHFCHFNFLGIEVYESGIGSCLRFAYISNLENLKIIHHNAVEVIETMILNHTLSKIQIFFPDPWPKKRHHKRRMIQHDFLENISKKLNYGGILHILTDSKEYAVYILDTIKNINQYLNLSKKNTFIEYPVDYIKTNFSKKADFLGNKIFNLMFQSKY